Proteins co-encoded in one Bacteroidales bacterium genomic window:
- a CDS encoding PDZ domain-containing protein, with amino-acid sequence MKKTFLSFILAILILPLFSQETRLLRFPTVHDNQVVFTYAGDLYTVSKSGGVARKLTNDSEGFEMFARFSPDGSMVAFTGQYDGNTEVYVMPSKGGEPKRLTYTATLSRDDISDRMGPNNIVMAWTPDGKNVLYRSRKQTFNSFTGQLFSVSTEGGLSSEIPLNTGSWCSFSPDGKQMAVNRVFREFRTWKYYKGGMADDVWIFDIESGETTNITNNDAQDIFPMWFGDKIFFCSDRDRTMNIFCYNVKTKNTHKVTNFDNYDVKFPSAGNKEIIFENGGCLYTLDPNTEKLSKLNIIINDDFATGRNKMKDASKNIGSVGISPDGSRLVIVGRGDVYTVPAKSGITRNITQSSGAHDRNAAWSPDGKHIAYISDADGEFEIYIQSQDGSKEPVQLTKNTGTYIFGIEWSPDSKKILFSDKMMRLRYVDIDSKKITEITRSPYWEIRSFTWSPDSKWVSFSQQEPNDFNTIQLYSLDKKELYPVTNRWYSSYNPVFSNDGKYLFFTSDRDFNPTYSRTEWNHIYDQMSRIYFVTLAKDTPNPLAYENDEVKVKQEAENPDKDSKKSDTKDNNKKESDKNINVKVDVDGLIDRIISLPLSAAYYNVSACIDDNLYYTKWEESGSTLRMFKLSDKDGKDTELGKNMRLAVSADNKKALISNMGKYYVVDLPKGSVKLDKAVDLSGVKVVVDNKAEWSQIYFEAWRQMRDFFYVENMHGVDWPKMRDKYAELLPYVNCKDDLNYLIGELIGELNVGHAYINGGDKFNPERINMGLLGAKLERDKSGYYKIIKILKGENFRKEARSPLTEVGMNISEGDFIVAVNGISTKDMNDIYESLINTANTEVILSISKSASESGKRDVIVVPVNDEANLYYYTWVQDNIKKVNDATNGEVGYIHIPDMGVEGLNEFAKYFYPQLDKKALIIDDRGNGGGNVSPMILERLGREITRANMSRNQQVPTQTPTKMMLGPKVLLIDNYSASDGDLFPYGFRKHNLGTIIGVRSWGGIVGIRGSLPFVDGTSLQKPEFTSYDSEGSGYIIEGYGVDPDIRIDLDPYKAYHGEDAQLDKAIEVILEQLKDYKGLPPIPSNPVR; translated from the coding sequence ATGAAAAAAACATTTTTATCTTTTATTTTGGCAATATTGATTTTGCCTTTATTTTCACAGGAAACAAGATTATTAAGATTTCCGACCGTTCATGATAATCAGGTTGTATTTACTTATGCCGGAGATCTTTACACCGTTAGCAAATCGGGTGGTGTTGCACGTAAACTTACTAATGATTCGGAAGGATTTGAAATGTTCGCACGTTTTTCACCGGATGGTTCCATGGTTGCTTTCACCGGTCAGTATGACGGAAATACAGAAGTTTACGTTATGCCTTCGAAAGGCGGCGAACCAAAACGCCTTACTTATACTGCAACTTTATCGCGTGATGACATTTCTGACCGCATGGGGCCGAATAATATAGTTATGGCTTGGACTCCCGACGGAAAGAATGTTCTTTATCGCTCAAGGAAACAAACTTTTAATTCTTTTACCGGTCAATTGTTTAGTGTAAGTACCGAAGGCGGATTATCTTCCGAGATTCCTCTTAATACCGGTAGTTGGTGTTCTTTTTCTCCCGACGGAAAACAAATGGCTGTCAATAGAGTTTTTCGTGAATTTAGAACGTGGAAATATTATAAAGGCGGTATGGCCGATGATGTTTGGATTTTCGATATCGAATCCGGCGAAACAACTAATATAACAAATAATGATGCGCAGGATATCTTCCCGATGTGGTTCGGTGATAAAATCTTTTTCTGTTCGGATCGCGACAGAACGATGAATATTTTCTGCTATAATGTAAAAACGAAAAATACTCATAAGGTTACTAATTTTGATAATTATGACGTAAAATTTCCTTCGGCAGGAAATAAAGAAATCATCTTTGAAAACGGCGGTTGTCTTTATACCCTTGACCCGAATACAGAAAAACTTAGTAAGTTGAATATTATTATCAATGATGATTTTGCAACCGGAAGGAATAAAATGAAAGATGCATCGAAAAATATTGGTTCTGTCGGTATTTCTCCTGATGGAAGCAGACTCGTTATTGTTGGTCGAGGCGATGTTTATACTGTTCCCGCAAAATCAGGTATTACAAGGAATATTACTCAAAGCTCCGGCGCACATGATAGAAATGCCGCATGGTCACCCGACGGAAAACACATCGCATATATTTCTGATGCCGACGGCGAGTTTGAAATCTATATCCAAAGTCAAGACGGCTCAAAAGAACCCGTTCAGCTTACAAAAAACACAGGGACTTATATTTTCGGCATAGAATGGTCGCCAGACAGTAAGAAAATTCTTTTCAGCGATAAAATGATGCGTCTCAGATATGTAGATATCGATAGTAAAAAGATTACCGAAATTACTCGTAGTCCGTATTGGGAAATAAGATCTTTCACATGGTCTCCCGATAGCAAATGGGTTTCTTTTTCTCAACAGGAACCTAACGATTTTAATACTATACAACTTTATTCCTTAGATAAAAAAGAACTTTATCCTGTAACAAACAGATGGTATTCATCTTATAATCCTGTTTTTAGTAACGACGGAAAATATCTTTTCTTTACGTCCGATAGAGATTTTAATCCGACTTACAGTCGCACCGAATGGAATCATATTTATGACCAAATGTCGAGAATTTATTTCGTTACTCTTGCTAAGGATACTCCTAATCCTTTAGCTTATGAAAACGATGAAGTTAAGGTGAAACAAGAAGCTGAAAACCCCGATAAAGATTCTAAAAAATCCGATACAAAGGATAATAATAAAAAAGAATCCGATAAAAATATCAATGTTAAAGTTGATGTTGACGGGTTGATTGATAGAATAATTTCGCTTCCGTTAAGTGCCGCATATTATAATGTTTCTGCTTGTATTGACGATAATTTGTATTATACAAAATGGGAGGAAAGCGGCAGTACACTTAGAATGTTTAAATTATCCGATAAAGACGGTAAGGATACCGAACTTGGAAAGAATATGCGCTTAGCTGTTTCGGCAGATAATAAGAAGGCATTGATTTCAAATATGGGTAAATATTATGTTGTTGATTTACCGAAAGGAAGTGTTAAATTAGATAAGGCGGTTGATCTTTCGGGTGTGAAAGTAGTTGTCGATAACAAGGCTGAGTGGTCACAGATATATTTTGAAGCCTGGCGACAGATGCGTGATTTCTTCTATGTTGAGAATATGCACGGCGTTGATTGGCCTAAAATGCGCGATAAATATGCGGAACTTTTACCGTATGTAAATTGTAAAGACGATCTGAATTATCTCATCGGCGAGCTTATCGGCGAACTCAATGTCGGCCACGCTTACATTAACGGCGGTGATAAATTCAATCCGGAAAGAATAAATATGGGTCTTCTGGGTGCTAAACTTGAGCGTGATAAAAGCGGTTATTACAAGATTATTAAAATATTAAAAGGTGAAAATTTCAGAAAGGAAGCCCGCTCTCCGCTTACTGAAGTAGGAATGAATATCAGTGAAGGCGATTTTATTGTTGCGGTTAACGGAATATCAACAAAAGACATGAATGATATTTACGAATCTTTGATAAATACCGCAAATACTGAAGTTATTTTATCTATTTCAAAATCGGCAAGCGAAAGCGGTAAACGCGATGTTATTGTTGTTCCGGTTAATGATGAGGCAAACCTGTATTATTATACTTGGGTTCAAGACAATATCAAGAAAGTTAATGATGCAACTAATGGTGAAGTCGGATATATTCATATTCCTGATATGGGTGTCGAAGGGTTGAATGAGTTCGCGAAATATTTTTATCCGCAACTTGACAAGAAAGCTTTGATTATTGATGATCGCGGTAATGGCGGCGGAAATGTTTCTCCTATGATTCTTGAAAGATTGGGAAGGGAAATCACGCGTGCCAATATGAGCAGAAATCAACAAGTGCCTACTCAAACACCAACCAAAATGATGTTGGGGCCGAAGGTTTTATTAATTGATAATTATTCTGCTTCCGACGGTGATCTGTTTCCTTATGGATTCAGAAAACATAATCTTGGAACCATAATAGGCGTAAGAAGTTGGGGCGGAATAGTAGGTATTCGCGGTTCATTACCGTTTGTTGACGGTACTTCATTACAAAAACCGGAATTCACTTCTTACGACAGTGAGGGTTCAGGTTATATTATTGAAGGTTATGGTGTTGATCCTGATATACGGATTGATCTGGATCCGTACAAAGCATATCATGGCGAAGATGCTCAATTGGATAAAGCTATTGAAGTAATTCTTGAACAATTGAAGGATTATAAAGGTTTGCCGCCGATTCCGAGTAATCCTGTAAGATAA
- a CDS encoding rubrerythrin family protein, translated as MAKLKGSQTEKNLLTAFAGESQARNRYDYFAKVAKNEGYEQISAIFAETALQEKEHAKRFFKFLEGGFAEVSYSFPAGVIGTTKENLKEAADGENEEWSEMYPKFADIADEEGFKEIATCFRMVAKVEVEHEKRYRALLKNLEEDKVFEKDEDTYWMCRNCGYIHFGKKALLKCPACLHPQAYFEVKAYNY; from the coding sequence ATGGCAAAATTAAAAGGTTCACAAACAGAGAAAAATTTACTTACCGCTTTTGCAGGTGAGTCGCAAGCAAGAAACAGGTATGATTATTTTGCAAAAGTTGCAAAGAATGAAGGTTATGAACAGATAAGTGCAATATTTGCGGAAACAGCTCTTCAGGAAAAAGAGCATGCAAAAAGATTTTTTAAATTTCTTGAAGGTGGTTTTGCCGAAGTAAGTTATTCTTTTCCTGCCGGTGTTATCGGTACAACAAAAGAAAATTTGAAAGAAGCTGCTGACGGCGAAAATGAAGAATGGTCGGAAATGTATCCGAAATTTGCTGATATTGCCGATGAAGAAGGATTTAAAGAAATTGCTACTTGCTTCAGGATGGTTGCTAAAGTAGAAGTAGAACATGAAAAAAGATACAGAGCCTTACTGAAAAATCTTGAAGAAGATAAAGTCTTTGAAAAAGATGAAGATACCTATTGGATGTGCCGTAATTGCGGATATATTCACTTTGGGAAAAAGGCCCTATTGAAATGCCCAGCTTGTTTACATCCTCAAGCATATTTCGAAGTAAAAGCGTATAATTATTAG
- a CDS encoding DUF4886 domain-containing protein, with product MHNSKNLSIVSYIIINLLLICFLWVIFTSCDRKTQPLKILAIGNSFTEGATDKYLVPLAKENGDSLIIFSLILGTSDLETHWNNIQTDAHVYNFKFIYEDSIIFNYNSSILFALQYQDWDYIVIQQLSSKCGLYETYYPYIELIKQYLQYNALNNKVKIVFHQTWAYDQNSTHGGFAKYDKNQITMYNAITTTVERVCNEMNIKTIIPSGTAIQNARGKLGDIFCRDGYHVNDLGSYVLACTWFEIFYNEDCFNTTIRPKTAISDENLYSSSVGT from the coding sequence ATGCATAATTCAAAAAACTTATCTATAGTTTCTTATATAATTATAAATTTATTGTTGATATGTTTTTTATGGGTTATTTTTACAAGTTGTGATAGGAAAACCCAACCTTTAAAAATTCTTGCAATAGGTAATAGTTTTACCGAAGGGGCAACTGACAAATATTTAGTACCTTTAGCAAAGGAGAACGGAGACTCTTTAATTATATTCAGTCTTATATTAGGCACTTCGGATTTAGAGACACATTGGAATAATATACAAACAGATGCTCATGTTTACAATTTTAAGTTCATATATGAAGACTCAATAATCTTTAATTATAATAGTTCTATATTATTCGCTTTACAGTATCAAGACTGGGACTATATCGTTATCCAGCAATTAAGCTCAAAATGTGGTTTGTATGAAACATACTATCCTTATATCGAACTTATAAAGCAATATTTACAATATAATGCTTTAAACAATAAGGTTAAAATTGTTTTTCATCAAACTTGGGCTTATGACCAAAATTCTACACATGGCGGTTTTGCTAAATATGATAAAAATCAAATAACAATGTATAATGCAATAACAACTACTGTAGAAAGAGTTTGTAACGAAATGAATATTAAGACCATTATTCCTTCCGGAACCGCGATACAAAATGCCCGTGGAAAACTTGGAGATATTTTCTGTAGAGACGGATATCATGTTAATGACCTCGGGAGCTATGTACTTGCATGTACATGGTTCGAAATATTTTATAACGAAGATTGTTTCAATACTACAATAAGGCCAAAAACCGCAATCTCTGATGAGAACTTATATTCTTCATCAGTCGGCACATAA
- a CDS encoding DUF2807 domain-containing protein — MKRIFCTVVIVSTIIFSFCFTSCNTIRGNGEIVKIEQQLSQFDKISSNDAFDVIIYYSDTYKVIVEAESNLLPYILTTVNDHKLTIRTKSNIIFNSYKNVKVHVYCKTVEDINNNGSGNIYADEIITSDDLEIAVRGSGNIEIDNISQCNDLDLKVTGSGNLKINYVDHCKDCDISINGSGGCSINDFSNDDLEVSINGSGGVNLAGSSYFATLKINGSGKYNSYDLRTNIYDIRINGSGNSYITVTDKLIVKINGSGDVYYKGSPLMEVTGGGSGKVISKN, encoded by the coding sequence ATGAAACGAATTTTTTGTACAGTGGTAATTGTTTCTACAATTATTTTTTCTTTTTGTTTTACAAGTTGTAATACAATTAGAGGCAACGGTGAAATTGTGAAAATTGAACAACAATTATCGCAATTCGATAAAATTTCATCAAACGATGCTTTCGATGTTATTATCTATTACAGTGATACATACAAAGTTATTGTTGAGGCTGAATCTAACCTTCTGCCTTATATTCTTACAACCGTAAACGACCATAAACTGACAATAAGAACGAAATCTAATATCATTTTTAATTCTTATAAGAATGTAAAAGTTCATGTTTATTGTAAGACTGTTGAAGATATTAACAATAATGGTTCCGGAAATATTTACGCCGATGAAATTATAACTTCCGACGATTTGGAAATAGCCGTCAGAGGGTCGGGTAATATTGAAATTGACAATATAAGTCAGTGCAATGATCTTGATTTAAAAGTTACCGGTTCGGGAAATCTCAAGATAAATTATGTTGACCATTGTAAAGATTGCGATATATCAATTAACGGTTCGGGTGGTTGTTCGATCAATGATTTTTCGAATGATGATTTAGAGGTGAGTATTAATGGTTCCGGCGGAGTTAATTTAGCAGGAAGTTCCTATTTTGCTACGCTTAAAATTAATGGTTCCGGAAAATATAATTCTTACGATTTGAGAACTAATATTTACGATATTAGAATTAATGGTTCCGGAAATTCCTACATTACTGTTACCGATAAGTTAATTGTTAAAATCAACGGTAGCGGTGATGTATATTACAAAGGAAGTCCTTTGATGGAAGTTACTGGCGGCGGCAGTGGAAAAGTAATCAGTAAAAATTAA
- a CDS encoding DUF2807 domain-containing protein translates to MKKIIKTTVLILTGICVFCFTSCNKINGNGDVVEIEHQLSQFDKISSEGPFDVIIYYGDTFKVIIEAESNIQSYILTNVGDRMLTIKTKPNITINTDKDIKVHVYCKSLENIYNNGSGNILADEISVSDDLDISLRGSGNIEIGNIDECDNIDLRISGSGNIDIKNIVHCKEIDIDINGSGNCSIDYLSNDELDALINGSGNIYLTGECYSAELNISGSGDYNAYDLNTNIYDIKVNSPGNSHITVSSQLTVVINGSGYVYYYGQPQINLTGGGSGKIISKN, encoded by the coding sequence ATGAAAAAAATCATCAAAACGACGGTACTGATTTTAACAGGGATCTGTGTTTTTTGTTTCACAAGTTGTAATAAAATTAACGGTAATGGTGATGTTGTTGAGATAGAACATCAGCTTTCGCAATTCGATAAAATTTCTTCCGAAGGTCCTTTTGACGTAATAATTTATTACGGTGATACATTTAAGGTTATTATTGAAGCGGAATCTAATATCCAATCTTATATTCTTACTAATGTTGGTGACAGGATGCTTACGATAAAAACAAAACCTAATATTACTATTAATACAGATAAAGACATTAAAGTTCACGTGTATTGTAAGTCTCTGGAAAATATTTATAATAACGGTTCGGGAAATATTTTGGCGGATGAAATATCGGTTTCGGATGATCTTGATATTTCTCTTCGCGGCTCGGGAAATATTGAGATAGGGAATATTGATGAATGTGATAATATAGATTTAAGAATTTCGGGCTCGGGAAATATCGATATAAAAAATATAGTTCATTGTAAAGAAATTGATATAGATATTAACGGTTCAGGAAATTGTTCTATCGATTATTTGTCAAATGATGAATTGGATGCATTAATCAACGGTTCTGGAAATATATATTTGACCGGTGAATGTTATTCGGCAGAACTTAATATTAGCGGATCGGGCGATTATAATGCCTATGATTTGAATACTAATATTTATGATATAAAGGTTAACAGTCCAGGAAATTCTCATATCACTGTTAGCAGCCAATTAACAGTTGTGATTAATGGTAGCGGGTACGTATATTATTACGGGCAACCGCAGATTAATCTTACCGGCGGCGGAAGTGGAAAAATAATAAGTAAAAATTAG
- the rfbB gene encoding dTDP-glucose 4,6-dehydratase, which translates to MKKILITGGAGFIGSHVVRLFLEKYPDYKIYNLDKLTYAGNLENLKDVEDNPNYLFIKGDIADEDFINNLFIKEQFDGVIHLAAETHVDRSILSPMDFIRTNLIGTFVLINASKNIWKDNTKDKLFYHVSTDEVYGSLNFNDNKFVESTAYDPRSPYSAAKAGSDHLVKAFHHTYKLPVIISNCSNNYGPNQFPEKLIPLIINNIKNNKPLPVYGKGENVRDWLYVKDHAEAIDAIFHNGTIGETYNIGGDNEVRNIDIVRLVCDLTDRKLGREAGTSRKLITFVADRPGHDLRYAIDFTKLNVSLQWYPKTKFEEGLSSTIDWYLENEEWLENVISGDYINYYETQYDKR; encoded by the coding sequence ATGAAAAAAATATTAATTACAGGCGGTGCGGGATTTATAGGCTCTCATGTTGTGAGATTATTCCTTGAAAAATATCCCGATTATAAAATATATAACCTCGACAAGCTTACTTATGCAGGTAATCTCGAAAATCTTAAGGATGTCGAAGATAATCCGAATTATCTTTTTATAAAAGGAGATATTGCCGATGAGGATTTCATCAATAATCTTTTTATTAAGGAACAGTTTGACGGAGTGATTCATCTTGCCGCCGAAACACATGTTGATAGGTCTATTTTGAGCCCGATGGATTTCATTAGAACAAACTTAATAGGGACTTTTGTTTTAATCAATGCAAGTAAAAATATCTGGAAAGATAATACGAAAGACAAACTTTTCTATCATGTTTCTACTGATGAGGTTTACGGTTCGTTGAATTTTAATGACAATAAATTCGTTGAAAGTACGGCATATGATCCGCGAAGTCCGTATTCCGCAGCTAAAGCCGGTTCCGATCATCTTGTTAAAGCTTTTCATCATACATACAAACTTCCTGTCATAATTTCGAACTGTTCAAATAACTATGGTCCGAATCAGTTTCCGGAAAAACTTATTCCTCTTATCATCAATAATATAAAAAACAATAAACCTTTACCTGTTTACGGGAAAGGTGAAAATGTTAGAGATTGGCTTTATGTTAAGGATCATGCGGAGGCGATTGATGCAATATTTCATAACGGAACAATAGGCGAAACTTATAACATAGGTGGAGACAATGAAGTCCGTAATATTGATATTGTACGGTTAGTTTGTGATCTTACGGATAGAAAACTCGGCAGAGAGGCCGGTACCTCACGTAAATTGATTACCTTTGTGGCCGATAGACCCGGCCATGATTTGAGATATGCCATTGATTTCACAAAATTGAATGTCAGTTTGCAATGGTATCCGAAAACCAAATTTGAAGAAGGCTTGTCATCAACCATTGATTGGTATCTTGAAAATGAAGAATGGCTTGAGAATGTGATTTCGGGAGATTATATTAATTATTATGAAACGCAATATGATAAAAGGTGA
- the galE gene encoding UDP-glucose 4-epimerase GalE, which yields MKILVTGGTGFIGSHTVVELQQKGYKVVIADDLSNSFIEVVDNIEKITGVKPEFEKIDLSITEETRKLFEKHPDISGVIHFAASKAVGESVQKPLMYYRNNINSLINILEQMQIHDIKNIVFSSSCTVYGQPDKLPVAEDAPLKKAMSPYGNTKKICEDIIDDVAAVSDIYAIKLRYFNPIGAHESALIGEYPQGIPNNLIPYLTQTAAGIREYLSVYGNDYNTPDGTGIRDYIHVVDLAKAHVVAIERMINRKGLSKTEIFNIGTGTGYSVLDIIGSFERVNNIKINYKIVARRSGDIEKVWADTTYANNELGWKAERTLDDMMRTAWNWECGLEENKQK from the coding sequence ATGAAAATTTTAGTAACGGGCGGCACAGGGTTTATAGGCTCACACACTGTTGTTGAATTGCAGCAAAAAGGTTATAAAGTTGTAATTGCTGATGATCTTTCGAATTCCTTCATTGAAGTTGTAGATAATATTGAAAAGATTACGGGAGTAAAGCCTGAATTTGAGAAAATTGATTTATCAATAACCGAAGAAACACGTAAACTTTTTGAGAAACATCCGGATATTTCGGGAGTTATACACTTTGCCGCTTCGAAAGCCGTAGGCGAGTCTGTACAAAAACCTTTGATGTACTATAGAAACAATATCAACTCCTTGATTAATATTCTTGAACAGATGCAGATTCATGATATAAAGAATATTGTTTTTTCGTCATCATGTACTGTTTACGGACAACCGGATAAATTACCCGTTGCGGAAGATGCTCCTCTAAAAAAAGCTATGTCGCCATATGGAAACACCAAGAAAATTTGTGAAGATATCATTGATGATGTTGCTGCGGTTTCCGATATTTATGCAATAAAACTTAGATATTTTAATCCTATTGGCGCACATGAAAGCGCCTTAATCGGAGAATACCCACAGGGAATCCCCAACAATCTCATCCCGTATCTTACACAAACGGCAGCGGGAATCAGAGAGTATCTCAGTGTTTATGGGAACGATTATAATACTCCGGACGGTACTGGAATTCGCGACTATATTCATGTTGTTGACCTTGCAAAGGCACATGTGGTTGCTATCGAAAGAATGATTAACCGTAAAGGACTTTCCAAGACCGAAATTTTTAATATAGGCACAGGAACGGGTTATTCCGTATTGGATATTATAGGATCCTTTGAAAGAGTTAATAATATCAAAATAAATTATAAAATTGTTGCGCGCCGTTCGGGTGATATTGAAAAGGTTTGGGCCGATACGACTTATGCTAATAATGAATTAGGCTGGAAAGCCGAAAGAACCCTTGATGATATGATGCGAACAGCGTGGAATTGGGAATGTGGTTTAGAAGAAAACAAACAGAAATAA
- a CDS encoding DegT/DnrJ/EryC1/StrS family aminotransferase has protein sequence MRKIQMVDLASQYQKIKKEIDEAVLNVVASTAYINGPEVQAFAKELQDYLNVKHVIPCANGTDALQVIMMALGLKPGDEVITTTFTFIATAEVIALLGFTPVLVDVLPDTMNIDPAKLRAAITPKTKAIVPVHLFGQCADMEEILKIAEEHNLYVIEDTCQAIGAEYKFSDGTIRKAGTMGKAGAVSFFPSKNLGCYGDGGAIFTNDDKLAEQLKIVVNHGMTIRYIHDYVGVNSRLDSIQAAILRIKLRRLDEYNESRKTAAEKYNKAFKKSDKLVVPYISNNSTHIFHQYTLITKDIDRDGLLKYINDKGIPAAIYYPIPLHHQKAYLDERYKTGMFPVSEMLCKSVISLPMHTELDDEQIEFITNTILEFIEK, from the coding sequence ATGAGAAAAATCCAAATGGTTGACTTGGCAAGTCAATATCAAAAGATAAAAAAAGAAATAGATGAAGCTGTTTTAAATGTTGTTGCCTCAACAGCATATATTAATGGTCCGGAAGTGCAGGCTTTTGCAAAAGAACTGCAAGATTATTTGAATGTGAAGCATGTAATCCCTTGCGCTAACGGAACCGATGCCTTGCAAGTTATAATGATGGCTCTCGGACTGAAACCCGGCGATGAAGTAATTACAACTACATTTACTTTTATTGCAACAGCGGAAGTCATTGCCCTGTTGGGTTTTACTCCTGTTTTGGTTGATGTTCTTCCTGATACGATGAACATTGACCCGGCAAAATTAAGAGCAGCAATTACTCCGAAAACAAAAGCAATTGTCCCTGTTCATCTTTTCGGCCAATGTGCGGATATGGAAGAAATATTGAAAATTGCAGAAGAACATAATCTTTACGTTATTGAAGATACCTGCCAGGCTATCGGCGCCGAATACAAGTTTTCCGACGGTACAATCAGAAAAGCGGGAACAATGGGCAAAGCAGGTGCAGTCTCTTTCTTTCCGTCGAAAAATCTTGGATGTTATGGCGACGGCGGTGCAATTTTTACCAATGACGATAAGCTTGCGGAACAATTAAAAATTGTTGTTAATCATGGAATGACAATTAGATATATTCATGATTATGTGGGTGTCAATTCTCGTTTGGATTCAATTCAGGCAGCAATTCTTAGAATTAAGCTTCGCCGTCTTGATGAATATAATGAATCGAGAAAAACGGCTGCCGAGAAATATAATAAAGCTTTCAAGAAATCCGATAAGCTTGTTGTTCCGTATATTTCAAATAATTCAACTCATATTTTTCACCAATATACTTTGATAACAAAAGATATTGATAGAGACGGTTTATTAAAGTATATCAATGATAAAGGTATTCCGGCGGCAATATATTACCCAATTCCACTTCATCATCAGAAAGCGTATTTGGATGAAAGATATAAAACAGGAATGTTTCCTGTTTCGGAAATGCTTTGTAAAAGTGTGATCTCTTTGCCTATGCATACCGAACTTGATGATGAACAAATTGAGTTTATTACAAATACAATTTTAGAATTTATAGAAAAATGA
- the udk gene encoding uridine kinase has translation MLIIGIAGGSGSGKTTVVKEIVKQLPKDSVAVISLDSYYKDNGHLSDEEKKKINFDHPSSFEFKLLNKHLDDLISGKSIEMPVYSYVTCARAKETITIQPKKVIIVEGIMALANPTLRKKLDIKVFVDADSDDRLIRIIGRDVIERGRNYDAVLKHYSLWVKTMHETFIEPTKKYADIIIPQGGQNKVGIDILLSKIKLMIH, from the coding sequence ATGTTGATAATTGGTATTGCAGGCGGCTCGGGTTCCGGAAAAACTACCGTCGTTAAAGAAATAGTGAAACAACTGCCCAAAGATTCGGTCGCTGTAATTTCTCTTGATTCATATTATAAAGATAACGGTCATCTCTCTGATGAAGAAAAAAAGAAAATCAATTTCGATCATCCCTCTTCTTTTGAATTTAAATTATTAAATAAGCATTTAGACGATCTTATTTCCGGAAAATCCATTGAAATGCCTGTGTATTCTTATGTTACTTGTGCTCGCGCTAAGGAAACAATTACAATTCAACCCAAAAAGGTAATTATTGTTGAAGGAATAATGGCGTTGGCTAATCCGACTTTAAGAAAAAAACTTGATATCAAAGTTTTTGTTGATGCCGATAGCGATGACAGGCTCATAAGGATTATCGGAAGGGATGTTATTGAAAGAGGACGAAATTATGATGCTGTGCTTAAGCATTATTCTCTTTGGGTTAAAACAATGCACGAAACTTTCATTGAACCGACTAAGAAATACGCTGATATTATAATCCCGCAGGGCGGTCAGAATAAGGTCGGGATTGATATCTTGCTGTCTAAAATTAAACTAATGATACATTAA